The Thermococcus sp. 4557 genomic sequence CCATACAGCCGTTCTTTCAGATGAACCGTGTACATCACGGGACTTCCCTGGGGTAGGGCCTGGAACTTGAATATGACCTTCTCGTTGATGAGGTCCACGTCATAAATTGTAATTCTGTAGAGATCCTCACCCGTGTACGTGTTTCTTATTATCAATGCGTCCCCGACATGATACCACTCTTCCATTGTTGTTTCGGGGGATACAGGTGGAAGGAACAGGGAGGAGAGCACGATTAACAGTACCACCATACCCTTTTTCATCGCCTTCACCGTTGCCATAGTTTAACGGCCACCGGAGTACGTATCAAATGTGAGGACACGAACTCCATCTGTTCCCAAAGTTCCGCCATCCACCTCTCTTCCGATCACTGTCCCGATGTTTCTCCTCCTGGCCAGCTCAACGAGGACATCCGTCACGACGGTTGGCACTATCAGAACCCTCCCCGTAACCGGCTGGGTGTTGAGCCTTACCACCATAGAAACCACACTATCTATCGCCACGGGCTGAAATTCCTCATCGAGTAGCACCGCAACATGATTCTTGCGGGCGTGGTCAATGTATCTTAGAATGTGAACTTTCCCATCGTTTTCACCTTTTTGCCGTGCCCCTATAGCCGAAGAACTTGGGGCGGGCACTGTCACTTCCCCGAGGCCTGGAGTTTCCAGGAGCTCCGATATTGCGCCCGTGACGGTTTTTTTCAGTGCTATGTACTCTCCTGTCAGAACCTCAAGCCGCGAGATCTCCACCTCGATGCTTTCGAGGATCTTTGAGGCTCCTTCCTTGTTGCCCCTCCTGATGAGCTTCCCGGCGTGTTGAATGAGTGCCAACGCCCCTATGAGACCCTCTTTGCCCTCCTCAGGAACCCTGTCCTTCAGAGAATCGAGGCGCCCCCTCAGCTCCCGGAGCCTTTTCTCTTCCTTCGATGGCAAAATGGAGGAAAAAATGCCCATTACGGGCACCCCTCAGTGGCGGTAGAGGACCACCGTTATGTTGTCGTCGCTTCCGTAACCGTAGGCCTTTTCCACCAGTATCTTCACGGCTTCTTCGAGGGACGGGGCGGCGAGGACGGTTCTGGCTATCTCGCTATCCGGAAGGGCATCGCTGAGGCCGTCAGAGCACAGGAGCAGGTAATCGCCCTTCTGAATGCCCACTTTCTTTATGTCGTTCCTTCCAATGGTTATGGTCTGGGAAATGCCCAGGGCCTTAGTTATAACGTTCTTCTGAGGGTGTTTTCTGGCCTCCTCAGGCGTTATCTCGCCCTTGTCTATGAGCTCCTGGACGAGAGAATGATCTTTAGTAATCCTCTTTATGCTTCCATCGGGCCGTATCAGGTAGGTTCTGCTGTCACCTATGTTGGCAACCGTCGCTGTGTTGCCCCGGACTATAGCCGCAGTCAGGGTGGTTCCCATGTTGTACCACTCCGGGTGCGCCGGGTCGTGTCCCATCTGGTAGATTACCTCGTTGGCCCTCTTTATGGCCTCCCTGAAGACCTCCTCGGGGTCGGCGAACTTGTTGTGCTTCAGAGTTTCCTTGAGTATCTCGGTTGCTTTTTTGCTCGCCACCTCGCCTGCGAGATGCCCACCCATACCATCGGCGACCGCCAGGAGTATGTTGCCGCCTACCTTCTCGACAATGTAGGCATCCTCGTTGTTCTGCCTGCGTCCTATGTAGCTCTTGGCCGCCACGTGCTTTGTTATGTCCACGTTAAGGGTCTGCTTGTAGGGAGCTATCCTGAGGTTGAGCACCTCGTATTCTGACAGGAACTTCTCCTTCAGGGTGAGGGGCCTTCTGTAATCACCCCTCTCAAACGCCGCCCGGGCCTCACTAACGAGCCTCCTCATCTCACTCAGCTTCCTTGTTACACCTTCATCCGTCAGCAGGTTGAGCGATTCGAGTTCCTTCTGGAGGCGTTCTATGATATCTTCCATGATTTCAACCGCTTCCCTCGCCCGATCCACGCGCTTCTTGTCCTGGTACTTGGTGTATCCGATGTATCCCCCGTAGCCCAGGCCAGCCAGGAGGAGCAGTGCAATCACTGCCAGGAGAACCTTGTTCCAGGTGTATCTGCTCTCGGCATCATCAATCGACTTGCTGGCGTCGTTCAGCAAGCTCTCCACTTGGGCCACACTGGCGGTGGGTTGTCCCTGACCCCCTGTCTCTTTGCTGATGACTGATATTGCGGATTCAAACTCGTTCACGGCCGCTATGAGGCCATTCGCATCCTGGGCGTTCTGAGCTTTGAGGTACGCTTTTTGAGCTTTAAGTTGCATGTTCAAAACTATTAGGCTTGCATTAACCTGATTGAGTTTTTCCTCGGCTTCTCTTAGCTTGTCGTCCGCGCTTATGATCGATATGGCCGGCTTATTCTTTCTGGCCTTCTCGAGTCTCTTCTGAACCTGCTCGTACCTCTTTTCCAGTTCTTTGAGCTTCTTCTCGTCCACATTGGTCCCATTTGCACCGAGCTTCTTCTTCATATGCTCCAGGATTATCTCCTTGATAGCATTGAACTTGCCGCCTTCAATGACTTCAACCGCCAGCGAGATGGCGTTATCGTAGTTCTCCTTTGAGAGCGCCGTCTTAGCATTCTTGAGCTTGGATTCGAGGGGCGGTATTATGGTGTTGTAGTAATCGGAATATTTTGGTAGAAGTTTTCCATAATCTCTCTTCAGTTGCCTTATTTCTTCGTCAGCTTTCCCGACGAGGCACTCCGCTAGGGGGTTTTTGACGTTTTCCAGGGCGTTGAAAGCGGACTTCGCGTATGATATTGCTTCCGCTATCTTATTCTGGGACAAGCTCTCCTTCGCTCGGTCTAGCTGTTGATTGGCGGTTTTCAAGTCGTTCTCGAGGGTTTTCTGACCGGTCGTTCCGGTGCAGTATTTAGTGATGTAGCCGTTGTATGTGTTGTAATCCGCTTGAAGTGCGTTCAGCTTGCCAGACACTATCTCCCTGATGCGGCTCATGACTTCGTTAATGGTGGTGTTGGCCTGGGAAACGTTGCCCGCGTTCAACAGTTTCCTGGCAAATGTAATATTGCCTTCAATGCTGCTTAGGGTCTTGTTGTCCACGTCGAGGAACTTCCTGTTTTCCTTGATCGCCTGGAGCGCGCTTTCGGCGGAGGTAATCTTCTTCTCGACCTCGTTTGAAGCGGCGGGGCACTTTTCAATATCGCCCTTAATCTTGTCCAGCTTCCATCTAACCTCCAAAAGCTTGGACAGGGCGTCTGAGAATTTTGAATGATCATTGTTGCCTTCGCTTATCAGCTTGTCTATCTGATCAAGGAGCGATTTTACCTCATTGAGGTCGCTTTGGATCCCTTTTGAAACCTTCTTATCGCTGCACGCTTTAGCATCCTTTGAGAGCTGGGTGTACTCTTTATTGAGGTCCTTCGTGATGTTGTTCATAAGCTCCTTAAGGGGGTTCCAGAAGTAGTTTATCAGGGTCGCGTTGGCGCTCTCTAAATCCCCGCTGTTCAGCTGCTCTCTTGCAGTGGTTATGCTCTGGTTCAGCTTTTGGATCTCCTTCACTGACACGTTCAGGGCGGTTTTGTTCTCGTTCAGGGTTTTCAGAATCTGGCTGGCAATGTTTATGTCGTCGTTCAGTTTTTCCACGTCACTTGAAGCCTGCGGGGTTGAATCCTGGGTCGTCTGTCCGGTGTCCGCGGCAGTTACGGGCACGCTAAGCACCATAATGATGAGGAGGAATATTGAAACAACACGCCTCAGGTTAACCATCTCTATCCCTCACATCCATTTCTTCAATACGGTCTCCACCCTTCTAAACGTGTCTTCAGTTGGGCGGGCGTTCTCGGATGCCATGAGCGATATCTGCGTGTGGAGATCCTTGAGTTCCGGATAGCCGGTTTCGTGGTAGAGCGCATCGAGGTCCGCCGCGAGCTTTGCCAGCTCGGATGAGACCTCCTGAGCAAAACCGTCTACAATCGCCTTGATGCGCAGGTAGGCGTTCTCAGCGAGGATCTTTGCCCTCTCCCGCGAGCTGACGCTGTCTCTGACGTGGACCCCCATGCGTATCAGAACTTCCTTGATGTCGTTCTGCAGCTCCCTCACCGTCTGGTAGCGCTTCTCCGGGTCCTTTTCGAGCATCTTCATTACTATCTCATCAAAGACCCTCGCCTCGGGGTTGAGGTATGAGGGGGGCTCGGGGGTCTTGTTCAGTATGTTGTTGATG encodes the following:
- a CDS encoding Stp1/IreP family PP2C-type Ser/Thr phosphatase, yielding MVNLRRVVSIFLLIIMVLSVPVTAADTGQTTQDSTPQASSDVEKLNDDINIASQILKTLNENKTALNVSVKEIQKLNQSITTAREQLNSGDLESANATLINYFWNPLKELMNNITKDLNKEYTQLSKDAKACSDKKVSKGIQSDLNEVKSLLDQIDKLISEGNNDHSKFSDALSKLLEVRWKLDKIKGDIEKCPAASNEVEKKITSAESALQAIKENRKFLDVDNKTLSSIEGNITFARKLLNAGNVSQANTTINEVMSRIREIVSGKLNALQADYNTYNGYITKYCTGTTGQKTLENDLKTANQQLDRAKESLSQNKIAEAISYAKSAFNALENVKNPLAECLVGKADEEIRQLKRDYGKLLPKYSDYYNTIIPPLESKLKNAKTALSKENYDNAISLAVEVIEGGKFNAIKEIILEHMKKKLGANGTNVDEKKLKELEKRYEQVQKRLEKARKNKPAISIISADDKLREAEEKLNQVNASLIVLNMQLKAQKAYLKAQNAQDANGLIAAVNEFESAISVISKETGGQGQPTASVAQVESLLNDASKSIDDAESRYTWNKVLLAVIALLLLAGLGYGGYIGYTKYQDKKRVDRAREAVEIMEDIIERLQKELESLNLLTDEGVTRKLSEMRRLVSEARAAFERGDYRRPLTLKEKFLSEYEVLNLRIAPYKQTLNVDITKHVAAKSYIGRRQNNEDAYIVEKVGGNILLAVADGMGGHLAGEVASKKATEILKETLKHNKFADPEEVFREAIKRANEVIYQMGHDPAHPEWYNMGTTLTAAIVRGNTATVANIGDSRTYLIRPDGSIKRITKDHSLVQELIDKGEITPEEARKHPQKNVITKALGISQTITIGRNDIKKVGIQKGDYLLLCSDGLSDALPDSEIARTVLAAPSLEEAVKILVEKAYGYGSDDNITVVLYRH